One part of the Natrinema caseinilyticum genome encodes these proteins:
- a CDS encoding MarR family transcriptional regulator — protein sequence MLTKASLALLDALSAGREATPHELATETEYSQDHIYDVLDELLEDGLLTESRGSKNRRRVRVTDHPIVESYRDLRSKLGHVDWTEILSPATLRVCWYLDEPRRATEIAERLDITRQGVHNALSPLKHRAMLSPSGPEYALTDDLSPLLTFAREVVTHEHRSRARELAPSATVEWCDPKRALVRVQTSEDTSALESAADWRVTGLARFQEYDLQFFLAGEPAFWYAPDEELTPSEVVCHTLVLDSGSRRVSYSMLLIEKLDIDQDTLTDTARWYDLETTVAAMYRPLHGEFEISEDLPVFLPSESEFIALKEQYGVS from the coding sequence ATGCTGACCAAGGCCAGCCTCGCACTGCTAGACGCGCTTAGCGCTGGCCGTGAGGCGACTCCACACGAACTCGCGACCGAAACCGAGTATTCGCAGGACCACATCTACGACGTCCTCGATGAGTTGCTCGAAGACGGGTTGCTCACTGAATCTCGCGGGTCGAAGAACCGGCGCCGCGTCCGGGTAACGGACCATCCAATCGTCGAGTCGTACCGAGACCTTCGTTCGAAGCTGGGTCACGTCGACTGGACCGAGATCCTTTCGCCAGCAACACTGCGGGTGTGCTGGTACCTCGACGAACCACGTCGAGCGACCGAGATCGCAGAGCGACTCGACATCACCCGACAGGGCGTCCACAATGCGTTGTCGCCGCTCAAGCACCGTGCGATGCTGTCGCCGTCTGGGCCGGAATACGCCTTGACTGATGACCTCTCGCCACTGCTGACGTTCGCACGAGAAGTCGTGACCCACGAACACCGCTCGCGAGCTCGAGAACTTGCTCCGAGTGCGACTGTCGAGTGGTGCGACCCGAAGCGGGCGCTTGTTCGCGTCCAAACGTCGGAGGATACGTCCGCACTAGAGTCGGCTGCTGACTGGCGGGTGACTGGACTCGCACGATTCCAGGAGTATGACCTGCAGTTCTTCCTCGCTGGCGAACCCGCATTCTGGTACGCTCCGGATGAAGAACTCACGCCCTCGGAGGTCGTGTGCCATACCCTCGTCCTCGATAGTGGCTCTCGCCGCGTCAGTTATTCGATGCTGTTGATCGAGAAGCTGGACATCGACCAAGATACCCTCACAGACACGGCAAGGTGGTACGACTTGGAGACAACAGTGGCCGCGATGTACCGACCCCTTCACGGAGAGTTCGAGATATCCGAGGACCTCCCGGTCTTCCTCCCGAGTGAATCAGAATTTATCGCTCTCAAAGAGCAATACGGTGTCTCATGA